GGATAATCAATTTTTGTAGACAACCTGCGTTCATAGTTGAAGCATATGTGAACTATGATTGTGATCCCATATGTAGGAATGTTTTTGAAGAGACAGGCAAAGTTCTATGCAGACACACCTTCCCTACATCTGGTCCCTTAACCTCTATGCAAATCCAAGCCTTTGAAGGTCTTGTGATCTTGATTCACAACATCGCCGACAATATGgatagagaagaagatgaaggtgGTGAGGAAGAAGATTCCAATTCCATTAAGCCAAGCCCTGTTGAGATTAACGAGTACATACCTTTTTGGATAGAGAAGCCAAAAGAGGATTTTGAGACATGGGTGGAGCATATAAGAGTGAGGAAAGCTCAGAAGAGGAAGCTAGCAATAGCTGCTAACCATTTCAATAGAGATGAGAAAAAGGGTTTGGAGTATTTGAAGTATAACCACTTAGTCTCTGACCCTCCTGATCCAATGGCATTAGCTTCTTTCTTCAGATTCACACCAGGTTTGGACAAGACAATGATTGGAGATTACCTTGGAGATCCTGATGAGTTACATCTCAGTGTTCTCAAAAGCTTTACACACACGTTTGAGTTCACAGGCATGAATCTTGATACTGCTTTAAGAACATTCTTGGAGTCCTTTCGGCTACCAGGAGAGTCTCAAAAGATTGAACGTATGATTGAAGCTTTCTCCGAGAGGTTCTATAATCAACAGTCTTCAGAGATCTTTGCAAGTAAAGACACGGTTCATATCCTCTGCTACTCGCTTATCATGCTCAACACAGATCAACACAACCCTCAGGTTAAGAAGAAAATGACTGAAGACGAGTTCATCCGCAACAACAGAGCAATCAACGCTGGAAAAGACCTTCCAAGAGAGTACCTATCAGAGCTATTCCAATCCATTTCAACAAACGCATTCGCTTTATCGACACACTCAGGTCCGGTGGAGATGAACCCAAACAGATGGATTGAGCTGATGAACAGAACAAGGACCACACAGCCTTTGAGCATGTGCCAGTTTGATCGGCGAATAGGAAGAGACATGTTTGCAACCATAGCAGGTCCATCTATAGCTGCTGTTTCCGCCTTCTTTGAGCATTCGGATGACGACGAAGTGCTTCACGAGTGCGTCGACGCACTGATCTCTATAGCAAGAGTTGCGCAGTACGGTCTTGAAGACATTCTCGACGAGCTAATCGCCTCCTTTTGTAAATTCACAACGTTGTTAAACCCTTACACAACACCTGAAGAGACACTCTTCGCGTTTAGTCACGACATGAAACCTAGAATGGCTACTCTCGCGGTCTTCACGCTCGCTAACAGCTTCGGAGATTCCATCAGAGGAGGGTGGAGGAACATTGTGGACTGTCTCTTGAAGCTAAGAAAGCTCCAGCTTCTTCCGCAGTCTGCTATAGAGTTCGAGACGACAGAAGAAGAAGCCTTATCCGAATCTGACCTAAACATGCTTGCGAGCCAAGAAAATAAATTCAACAGAAGACAAGGCTCTAGCCTAATGGGTAGATTCTCACACTTCTTGGCGTTAGACAGCGTTGAAGAATCCGTAGCTCTAGGGATGAGTGAGTTTGAGCAGAATCTTAAAGTCATTAAACAATGTAGAATCGGTCAAATCTTCAGCAAAAGCTCGGTGCTCCCTGACGTTGCTGTGCTGAACCTAGGACGTTCTTTAATCTACGCAGCTGCAGGAAAGGGACAAAAGTTCAGCACGGCGATCGAGGAAGAAGAGACGGTTAAATTCTGCTGGGACTTGATCATAGCTGTGGCATTATCCAACATCCACCGGTTCAACATGTTCTGGCCTAGCTACCATGAGTATCTACTCAACGTAGCTAACTTCCCTCTCTTCTCCCCCATCCCTTTCGTCGAAAAAGGCATCCCGGGCTTGTTTAAAGTCTGCATCAAGATTCTCGCTGCTAACCTCCAAGACCAGCTCCCAGAGGAGCTGATCTTCAGGTCGATAACGATAATGTGGAAGATAGATAAAGAGATTATCGACACTTGTTACGACACGATAACAGAGTTTGTCAGCAGGATTATCACGGAACATTCCGCTAGTCTCCAAACTCAGATCGGGTGGAAAAGCGTCTTGCAGCTGCTCTCTTTGTGCGGGAGACATCCAGAGACCAAGGAGCAAGCTGTTGACGCTCTCATCGGTCTAATGTCCACCAACGCATCGCACCTCTCGCAGTCAAGCTATGCTTACTGCATAGACTGCTCCTTCAGCTTCGTCGCGTTGCGAAACAGCGCGGTTGAGAAGAACTTGACGATACTAGACCTCATGACGGAGTCAGTTACAATGCTGATACAATGGTACAAGACAGCATCCACAGAGACGGTGAATAACTTCAGCGTGGCTAGCAACACGAGCAGCTCATCCTCAGTGGAGGAGAACAGTTTGAGAGGAGTCAACTTCGTTCACCACCTCTTCCTCAAACTCTCCGAAGCTTTTCGAAAAACGACGCTAGCGCGACGAGAAGAGATACGCAACAGAGCGGTGACGTCGCTAGAGAGAAGCTTCACCATGGCGCACGAGGATCTCGGGTTCACGCCGTCGGGTTGCATCTACTGCATAGACCACGTGATCTTCCCGACGATAGATGACTTGCACGAGAAGCTACTGGACTATTCGAGGCGCGAGAGCGCGGAGAGGGAGATGAGGAGCATGGAAGGGACGTTGAAGATAGCGATGAAGATGCTGAAGAACGTGTTCTTGCACTACTTGGAGCAGATTGTTGGGAGTGTGGAGTTTAGGACGTTTTGGTTGGGGGTGTTGAGGAGGATGGACACGTGTATGAAGGCGGATTTGGGGGAGTATGGTGATAATAAGCTTCAGGAGGTGGTGCCTGAGCTTTTGACTATAATGATTGGGACgatgaaggagaaggagattttggtgcagaaggAGGATGATGATCTTTGGGAGATTACTTATATTCAGATTCAGTGGATTGCTCCTTCTTTAAAAGATGAGTTATTCCCTGATGAAGatatgtagattttttttgttttctttcattgTTAATTGATGcacttaataaaaatttagttgaTGCAATTTATATTGGTTGATACAGACATGTTTGCTtagttttattatgttttaataaaaatcacGTCTAATTAGAGGATAATataatctttcaaaaaaattctatgCAATATTTTGAAAAAGTCTAAAATTTAGTGATAACAATAAATTTCATAAGTTAATGTTCTATGAATTAAGGGTTGACCCATAGCCGTACCTGAAATTTTGGGGACCCTAtccaaaacaatattttttatttaattttttttaaaagatatttttttgaaaaaaaaattaaaattatttttaagaaaaaaatattttttgtttccttaaaaatttaaaagaacatTTTAGtctattacaattttttaatataattataatttttaaaatctgtattttatcattttttcattttcacattaaacatttacatatttaacttatacaaaaatatttttttctaaaagggACCCCACTGAAATGGAGGTCCATTCAAATGTTTCACACACATGGGGTCAAGTCCGGCTCTGGGTTGACCGATCTATTTTTCCATGAGAACTACAATATATTACCACATTTACACGAAGTTAAGTTTTTATTCTATACTAGTATTACTCCGTGCATAAGgccattatttttataatttacaatggaatgaatatatattttaaaatataatttataatggAAAGAATGTTATTTTGAGGGTTATATTTATCAGTAGaattagaaaaaagaaaaattcgcGCTTTATAGTCCAAGATGaaccttttatatatttcttccaAAAACAGGAAAAATTATTACATATGAAAAATAAGATTGAGGGAAAGCATATAGTCCCATTGTAGTATTTCCCTtcttttatggttttattttatttcttcataatactcttttatatatattttttttcattgctATGCTTACTTGGAGTTTTCTTTTTGCTTCTATCTACAAATAGAAATAGAAAagaattaaaagtatatatattttgatctgaaatttaaaaaaaaaaatcacaacatTTGTATAAATTACAAACACACAAATAAAAGTAAGGAAATCTTACTATAAAGTTAGATCTTAATCTGGATAGTAGACATGAATCCTTTTGTTTTCTCTAGCCCCCGAGTTTCCATTTGCTGCCTTAAATCTCCATGTTCCCCCTCCCCCCTTCCCcccccttttcttttctttttcttcttgtggTGCTTTGCATTCTAGGGGCTTTGTACATGTGTTTTAAGTTGAGACCATTTTAATCTCTTTTCTTGAACTATCACTCTATCAGTCTATCACCACGATAAAAATAAACTCATTCCAGCAAATCGACAGTTGATTAGTCctttttaattatgttattgACATATTTTGTTTATCCTTTCCTTCTTACATGCAGTATCTAGGTTTGGACAATGTTTAGAAtgcagaaaaaaaattatatgcaaGTATATGAGAATAAGGTTCATGCAAAAGGTTATTTGAGCATGAAGAGTTTAGGCGTTTACTTACCTGGACTTTAACCTTCATCTCTCTTTTTTGAACAAACTTCATCTTAAGAATTCGAAAATATCAATCCATAGTGTACTGGCGTCCTTTTTCTCGTTTCCTTGAAAGATTTTCTTGAAGATTATTGTTGTGCAAGTTTGACCAAAAACTACTTCGATTTGAATCTGGAACTGCAAAAGGTTTCatcattaaaaattttaatctatcTGGTTAGAAGTTGAAATTTAGAGAGGATCAATGGAGTGCTGCAAAGAATTTAAGAATTTACAAATTCTGAATGCAACAAATGAATCTAAATATATGGCACTATGAGTTAAATCGATTACTCAAAAAAACAATGATTAACAGTTTTAGGGATCGTGGGATCATGGGCACATTGTGAGAGATATtaggaatttttattttatatagaaaaaagagaaataagTTAATACAAGATCAGgtttttacatttaaattatttttcttttaaattgtaGAACATATTCCATGTGTCAAAATTTTGTTGGTCAtatgacttgtgctttagtatataagggatatcCACTTAATGAATGTTAAATACATGTTTTCCCAAGAATTCAAAGTTCGAATTGTTTTTAAAACTCAACTTAAAAGTTCGAGATATACACCCTAAACCATGATTAAGATTGGTTTAATGTGTACCAATTATATTCTTAACTATTAGACACCTAACAAAActcaaattaaaccaaaaataccctataaaaataattaatctcACACTCAtccaaaataaaaccaaaagttAGAAAATCAAAGAATCAAAATTCGCaaatcatcaaaatcaaaaagACCAGAATTATTTATGCCTactagttttaataatttgggGATTTTGACCATTTATTTTTCAAGTCTTGGGTTTTATTTCAAATGAATGTGAGATTAACTGCTTTAATAAgaaattttattggttttatttggattttgattgttgttTAATAGTTAAGTATATTTTGGTACACATTAAACCAAACTTAATCATGGGTTAGGGGTAAATTGATTTCGAACTTACAAttcaaactttaaatttatGGAAAACCCGGTATTCAACATTCATTCGATGGATATATAGAATGATGCTTTAACTTTATGTGGACATGGTGTTATATAATAGTTATGAGGGAAAACTAGATCGTCAGCCCACAAATTAATAATATACTtaattaatagtttaaaatttaatttaatagggAATATCATACAattctaaataataatataatgaaatttagaaaaaataaataaatatatgattctaattataattactatatataaattttatataatataaacaaaaacctatattatttttaaaataagctatatttttatatattatttattaaattgcatctaaatatatattataaaataaatatttaacacacaaaaaacatcaagtaatataataataggAGTTCAAAGTCAACAAAAACGACAAAACCAAGTCTCCAAAACGAAGTCTCCCAaatagataaacaaaaaaacagaggacTCTGCTAAAAAGTTTCTGTGGATTCGAAGCTTTTTAGTTTTCGCCGGGACGAACATGAAGATCTCTCTCTTCCTTGTCTCGTTCCTCGTCCTCCTACCTCTTTCCCTACAGGACCCAATCCCAGAAGTCAAAGCACCGAGCCGGGCCCACGCGGAGCTCACGAGCCATGGTTTTCCGATAGGGCTCCTCCCTCTCTCCGTCAAGGACTACTACATCATCAAAACCTCCGGCGGCTTCTCCCTTCTCCTCCACGGCACATGCAAAATCACGCCTTCCTCCAGATAACTACCTCGCGACATATTCGAACAAGGTAACGGGTCGGATCACGCACGGTCAGATCGCGGAGCTCCGTGGGATTCGTGTCAGGGCGTTTTATCAGTGGTGGTCGATCACCGGGATTCGATCCTCAGGGGATAATCTTGT
This genomic stretch from Brassica napus cultivar Da-Ae chromosome C9, Da-Ae, whole genome shotgun sequence harbors:
- the LOC106431314 gene encoding ARF guanine-nucleotide exchange factor GNL2, translating into MERAVVKAKRKELGISCMLNTEVGAVLAVIRRPISESYLSPQETDHCDSSVQQSLKSLRALIFNPQQEWRTIDPSVYLSPFLEVIQSDEIPASATAVALSSILKILKIEIFDEKSPGAKDAMNSIVSGITSCRLEKTDSISEDAVMMRILQVLTGVMKHPASELLEDQAVCTIVNTCFQVVQQSAGRGDLLQRNGRYTMHELIQIIFSRLPDFEVRGEEGGEDSESDTDEIDMNSGYGIRCCIDIFHFLCSLLNVVEVVENSEGTSVHTADEDVQIFALVLINSAIELSGDAIGQHPKLLRMVQDDLFHHLIHYGASSSPLVLSMISSCILNIYHFLRKFVRLQLEAFFSFVLLKVTAFTGFLQLQEVALEGIINFCRQPAFIVEAYVNYDCDPICRNVFEETGKVLCRHTFPTSGPLTSMQIQAFEGLVILIHNIADNMDREEDEGGEEEDSNSIKPSPVEINEYIPFWIEKPKEDFETWVEHIRVRKAQKRKLAIAANHFNRDEKKGLEYLKYNHLVSDPPDPMALASFFRFTPGLDKTMIGDYLGDPDELHLSVLKSFTHTFEFTGMNLDTALRTFLESFRLPGESQKIERMIEAFSERFYNQQSSEIFASKDTVHILCYSLIMLNTDQHNPQVKKKMTEDEFIRNNRAINAGKDLPREYLSELFQSISTNAFALSTHSGPVEMNPNRWIELMNRTRTTQPLSMCQFDRRIGRDMFATIAGPSIAAVSAFFEHSDDDEVLHECVDALISIARVAQYGLEDILDELIASFCKFTTLLNPYTTPEETLFAFSHDMKPRMATLAVFTLANSFGDSIRGGWRNIVDCLLKLRKLQLLPQSAIEFETTEEEALSESDLNMLASQENKFNRRQGSSLMGRFSHFLALDSVEESVALGMSEFEQNLKVIKQCRIGQIFSKSSVLPDVAVLNLGRSLIYAAAGKGQKFSTAIEEEETVKFCWDLIIAVALSNIHRFNMFWPSYHEYLLNVANFPLFSPIPFVEKGIPGLFKVCIKILAANLQDQLPEELIFRSITIMWKIDKEIIDTCYDTITEFVSRIITEHSASLQTQIGWKSVLQLLSLCGRHPETKEQAVDALIGLMSTNASHLSQSSYAYCIDCSFSFVALRNSAVEKNLTILDLMTESVTMLIQWYKTASTETVNNFSVASNTSSSSSVEENSLRGVNFVHHLFLKLSEAFRKTTLARREEIRNRAVTSLERSFTMAHEDLGFTPSGCIYCIDHVIFPTIDDLHEKLLDYSRRESAEREMRSMEGTLKIAMKMLKNVFLHYLEQIVGSVEFRTFWLGVLRRMDTCMKADLGEYGDNKLQEVVPELLTIMIGTMKEKEILVQKEDDDLWEITYIQIQWIAPSLKDELFPDEDM